A window of Nonomuraea angiospora genomic DNA:
GACGGCCTCACCCGGAACTCGGTGGCGCTTCGGCCCGTCAGAGCTGACCGTGCTCAGTCCCGACCCCACCTTGGGCGAGATGAACGGGCAAGGAGAGGGCAGCGCCATCAACAACTCCAGCGTGGTCGTCCACGTACGCTGGCGGTCCGGATCCGTTCTGCTCAGTGGTGATCTGGAGACGGAGGCACAGGACGAACTGTTGCGCCGGACAGCGGTACAGGCCGACATCCTCAAGACCCCGCACCATGGATCCAACCGGCAATCCCCGGCCTTTTTGGCGGCTGTCGGCGCACGGGCGGCCTTGATCAGCGTGGGCGCCGACAACGACTACGGCCATCCCGCCTTGTCCACGCTTGCCGCCTTGCGTCGGCTGGGAGCCAGCGTTTACCGGACCGACCAGTCCGGCGACCTCGCCATCGTGGAGCGGGAGGGGCGGATGGCAGTAGTTCCGCGCGGCCCGTAACCCCACACCGTCCGTAGCCCATACCGTCCCGACGCAGCTCCGCAAGTCCCGCCATCCGCACCGCGCACTCCCGCAAAGCCTGCAGCCTCACGGCCTCACGGCCTCACGGCCTCACGGCCTCACGGCCTCACGGCCTCACGGCCTCACGGCCCGCAGTCCGCACACGGCCCGTCCCGACACGGCGGGCAGTGGGCCGTCTAGGGCTGGACCGCAGGGCGCTCAGATGAGCGCGGCCCGTAACCTCACACCGTCCGTAGCCCATACGGTCCCGCAGCAGCTCCGCAAGTCCCGCCATCCGCACCGCGCACTCCTGTACCACACAGAGCCCCACAAAGCCCGCAGCCCGCAGCCCACAGCCACGCAGCCCCGCAGTCCGCACACGGCCGGTCCCGACACGGCCCCGTCCCGACACGGCCCCGTCCCGGCAGGGCGTGCGCTCCGAGTACCGGGTTGTCGGTGACGCATGGCATGCTGCCTGACATGGCGGGAACCGATCCAGCACCTGTGACCCTGGTCCTCGGCGATGAGGAGCTGCTGGCCGAGCGGGCCGTGAGCACTGTCGTCGCGGCGGCGCGGGCCGGCGACCCGCAAGCTGAGGTGCATGACCTCATGGGCGGGAAGGTCGCGGTCGGTGAGCTGACGCAGCTGACCTCTCCGTCGCTCTTCGGCGATCGTTCCGTGGTGGTGATCCGATCGGCCCAGGATCTTTCCAAGGACGTCACCGCCGAGGTCGTCACCTATGCCAAGCAGCCCTCCGACGACACCGTGCTCATTCTGTCGCATCCGGGCGGGGTGAAGGGGAAGGCGCTGGTCGACGGAGTGAAGAAGGCCGGGGCCCAGGTGGTCACGGTCAACAAGGTCACCAAGGCGGGGGAGCGGCTCGACTTCATCAAGGGGGAGTTCAAGCGGGCCGGACGAGGGATCTCCGGGGACGCGGCCCAGGCGTTGCTCGACGCCGTGGGCAACGACCTGCGGGAGCTGGCGGCGGCGTGCAGCCAGCTGGTGTTCGACACGGAGGACAAGACGATCAGCGCGGCCGCCGTGGCCCGCTATCACAAGGGCCGGGCCGAGGTCACCGGGTTCAACGTGGCCGACTCCGCTGTCGAGGGCCGGTTGGCGGACGCGCTGGAGCAACTGCGGTGGGCTCTCGGCACTGGGGTCGCCCCCGTGCTGCTGGTGAGTGCGCTGGCCGGGGGCTTGCGATCGCTGGCCAAGGTCGGCAGCGCACCGCGCAACCTCCGAGGTGGGCAGCTGGCCAGCCATGTCGGCATGCCGCCGTGGAAGGTCGATCGGGTGAAGCGGCAGCTGAACGGGTGGGGGCCTGAAGGGCTGTCCAGGGCGATCCAGGCTGTGGCGAGTGCGGATGAGCAGGTCAAGGGTGGGGGAGCGGACCCGGCGTACGCATTGGAGCACGCGGTGCAGGTGATCGTGGCCAGCCGCACGGGGCGGTAGCCGGCGGTCGACGCCCCGCTAGGGGTGTCGGTTGGCGCCAGGCCGGAGAGGCCCATACGGACTGGCCGTACTGTACCGGGCCGTCGGGCTCGGGCTCGGGCATCGGCTCGGCGTATTGGGTGGTCCGGTGAGCGGCGCTGGTTGGGCATGCGGCCGGTGGTGCAAAGAAGGAGCGGCTTGGGTTGTTGCCCAACCGTCAAGGGCACAAGTGCCTTATCAGGCAACGATTGCCCTGTAGCTTGCGACGCGCCGGTCGGGATCCGTGCTCGGTCGGCGCGTTCTCCATCCCCAGCGCCTCACACCGCAACGCTCTCCCGCGTAGGTGGAGTGGCGCCAGCGACCGCCCAAGCCGCTTCGATCATGCGGAAGATCTCGTCCACCGCGGTTTGCGGGTCGTCCGTTTCGCGGGCGACCGAGAAGGCATCGACCACGAAGCGTGCGATTGCGCTGCAGGTCGGCGTGGTCTGCGGCAAGTCCAGGTCGGTGGCGATGGCCGTTGCCAGCGACCGGGCGTGGCGCTGTCTCATCGACTCCTCGTACTGCCGCAGCGCCGGTGATTCCTCGATCATGCGCCACAGCGGGGCGGCGCCGTCCGCCGTGCAGTGCTGCACCATGGCGTGGATCTCGCGGCGCAGAGCGGGGATGAGCGCCTCGTGCGGCTGCCGGTCGGTGACCGCCCGCATGAGGCGCTGCTCGAAGTCCTCGTCCTGCTCGAAGACCAGGGCTTCCTTCGAGCTGAAGTGGGAGAAGACCGTGGTCACGGCCACGTCGGCCTCGGCGGCTACCTCGCGGATGCCCACCGCATCGTAGCCGCGCTCGGCGAACAGGTGCAGGGCAGTGTCGGCGATCTTCTGGCGGGTTGCGGCCTTTTTGCGCTCGCGGCGTCCGGGCTGCTCGGTCATGGGTTAACACTACCAGGTGTGAAAGCATGACCGTTTCAAAAAACTAACCGTTAGTGTTATGGTCTGCCGCATGAAGAAAGTGAACTTCACCGAGTTCGGCGGTCCGGACGTCCTGCACATCATTGAGGCCGAGGAACCCCACGCGGGCCCCGGCCAGGTACGCATAGCGGTGCGGGCAGCAGGCGTGAACCCCGTCGACTGGAGAATTCGTGAAGGTCAGATTCTGAAGGCCCATCCGATCCGGCTGCCGGCCGGAGTCGGACTGGACGCCTCAGGAGTGGTCGACGAGATCGGGGAGGGCGTCGAAGGGTTCGAAATCGGCGACCGCGTGTTCGGCGAGGGCACTGACACCTACGCCGAGTTCGCCGTGCTCTCGGCCTGGGCTCGGATGCCGGACGGCCTGTCCTTCGAAGAGGCGGCCGGGTATCCCTCCGTGGTCGAGACCGCGCTGCGCATCATCGGCCAGGTCGGCGTCCAGCCCGGGCAGACGCTCCTGGTCAGTGGCGCCTCCGGCGGAGTCGGGTCCGCGGTGCTGCAGATCGCCCGCGACCGTGGCATCACGGTGATCGGCACAGCCGGGGCGGCGAACCAGGACTATCTGCGCAGCCTCGGTGCTCTCGCCACGACATACGGCTCCGGCTGGGTCGACAGAGTGCGCCGGCTCGGTCCCATCGACGCGGCCCTCGATCTCGCCGGCTCCGGCGTGATTCCCGAACTCCTGGAGCTGACCCGGGACCCGCAGAAGGTCGTCTCCATCGCCGACCTCAGCGCGCCGCAGTTCGGCGTCCGATTCTCCGGCGAGGCCGGAAGCGTGCCGGAAGCACTCGCCGAGGCCGCCGCGCTCATCGCGCGGGGGAAGCTCCACATCCCGGTCGACAAGACCTACACGCTGGCCGAAGCCGCAAAGGCGCACATCGACAGCCGCGCCGGCCACACCCGCGGCCGCCGCGTCATCCTCGTCTAGTGCCGCCTCAGGCGACGTTCGCCCTGGTCACGATCTGACGGAGGCGGACGTCGTCTGCATGCCGGTTCCGCCAGGTGATGTAGCGGCGGATCGTGCTGCCCTGTTCTTCGTGGCTGGCATGGTCGGTCCCGTCCAGCGCGAAGTAGCGCAAGGCGGTGAACTGCGCCTTGATGCGGTTGAGCCACGAGGAGTTGGTCAGGGGGTTGGGCGTAGAGGGCGGAAGAACGTCGTCAGCTCCATGTGCATCAGCGCAGGCTCCTCCAGGGCCAGGAAATGGCCCCCGCGGCCGGGTTCACTCCAGTGGCGCAGGTCGGTGCAGGCGCGTTCGGCGATCGAGCGGGGGATGCCGGACATGCATGGTTCGTGGCTGAGGGTGATGGCTGTGGGCACCGTGATGGCTGGGCGGGGGGTGTTGTGGTCCCAGTCGTAGTACTGCCTGAATGACGTGCCGATCGAGCCGGTCGCCCAGTACAGGGTCAGGATCGTGAGCAGGGTGTCGCGGTCGAAGCGGGACTCCAGGTCGCCGTGGCAGTCGCTCCAATCCCGGTATTTGTCGACTATCCAGGCGGCGAGTCCGGCGGGTGAGTCGATCAGGGCGGCTGCGATGGTGTCGGGCCGGGTTCCCATGATGGCGCTGTAGCCGCCGTCGAGCTCGTCGTACGCCTCCTCGGCAGCCACGAACGCCTGCTCGTCCGCCGACATCGGAGGATCGTCGAACGACGCGGGGAACGGGGGATGGATCAGGTGGATGCCGATCACCTCCTCCGGGTAGAGAGCGGCCAGCCATTGGGTGGCCGCCCCGCCGATGTCGCCGCCGAAGGCGGCGTACCGGTCGTAGCCGAGGGTCTCGGTCATCAGCGTGTGAAGCATTCGCGCCATCGCGGCCCGGGTGAGCGGCTCCGGCGGCAGATCGGAGTAGAGGAAGCCCGGCATGGACGGGATGATGACGTCGAACGCGTCGGCGGGGTCGCCGCCGTGGCGGGCGGGATCGGCGAGGCGGGCCGCCAGGGGCAGCATCTCCAGGAAGCTGCTCGGCCATCCGTGGCAGAGGAGGATGGGCATGGGCGCGGGGCCGACTCCGGCGATCCGGACGAAATGCAGGCCCTGCTCGTGGTGGTGCGGCAGCGCGTTGAGCTCGGCCTCCCGGGCGCGGTAGTCGAAGTCCTCCGCCCAGTACGTCACCAGTTCCCGCAGGTACGTGGGGTCGGCGCCGGCCTGCCAGGCCTTGGCGCCGGTGCGGTCCGTGAACCTGGTCGCGCGTAGTCGAGCTCGCAGGTCGTCCAGCACGTCGCCGGGTACCTCGATGCGGAACGGCGGAAGAGTCACGCATGTCTCCGATCAGCTGAAATGTCCCACTGGCCTACCACCGGTCGGCGATCGGAGCAAACCGAGGGCTGAGGGTGGGTCAGGTGAGGGCCGGTTCGTGGATGATGCCGTCGCTGATCTCCAGGACCCGGTCGGCCAGCGTGATCAAGCTGGGGTCGTGGGTGGCGACCAGGGCCGTGACCCCCTCACTCCGTACGAGGGCCCGCAGCAGCTCCATGATCTGCCGCCCGGTCTGCGAGTCCAGTTGCCCCGTGGGCTCGTCGGCCACCAGCAGCCGGGGCCGGTTCGCCAGGGATCTGGCGATGGCCACCCGCTGCCGCTGCCCCCCGGACAGCTCGTACGGCCGCTGGTTGGCATGCTGCTCCAACCCCACCAGCGCCAGCAGGAGACGTACGCGGGCCTCGCGCTCCTCCGCCGGCGTCCGGAGCAGCCGCATCGGCACCCCCACGTTCTCGGCCGCGGACAGCACCGGGATCAGCCCGAACGACTGGAACACGAATCCCACCACGTCGCGGCGCAGGGCCAGCAGGTCGTCCTCGGACATGGCGGTGACCTCGTGCCCGGCGACGACCACCCGGCCGGCGTCCGGTTTGTCCAGGCCGCCGATCTGGTTGAGCAGGGTCGTCTTCCCGGACCCCGAGCGCCCGCGGACCGCGACGAGCTCTCCGGGGAACACCGAGAACGACACGTCCCGCAGCGCCACGACCTCCTTGGGCCCGGTCCGGTAGACCTTGCGCAGCCCTTCCACCACGACCAGGGGCGAGTCAGTCATCAGAGGGCTCCTCCCGGGCGGGCCACACGCCGATGTGGTCGGATTCGAGCTCGAGGCGCACCCGCCGCTCCATCTCGAGCGCGTTCATGAAGTCGCGCGGCAGCTGCAGCCGCCCGACCCGGTCCAGCACGGCGTACTCCTCGGCGACGATCTGCCCCTCGGCGCCCTCGCGCCGCAGCGTCTCGCTGCTGGTACGCCCGTCGCGGATGCCCACCGTACGGTCCACCTGCTCCGACACCAGCGGGTCGTGCGTCACGACGACCACGGTCACCCCCAGCTCCCTGTTGGCCTTGCGCAGCGCGTCGAACACCTGCTCCGAGGTCTCGCTGTCCAGCTCGCCGGTGGGTTCGTCGGCGAGGATGAGCTGCGGGGAGTTGGCGAGCGCGACGGCGATGGCGACCCGCTGCTGCTCGCCGCCCGACATTTCGGGAATCTTGCGGTCTGCGCAGTAGCCGACGCCCAGCAGCTCCAGCAGCTCCAGCGCGCGACCCCCGCGGCGACCTGCCAGCTTCATCGGCAGCTCGACGTTCTCCCTGGCGGACAGGTACGGCAGCAGGTTGCGCGCGGTCTGCTGCCAGATGAAGCCCACCACGGACCGCCGGTACCGCAGCCGGTCGCGGGCGTTCATCGACAGCAGGTCCATCCCCGCCACCCTGGCCACCCCGGCCGTCGGCACGTCCAGCCCGGACAGCACGTTGAGCAGGGTCGACTTGCCCGACCCCGAGGCGCCCACGATGGCCACCAGCTCGCCCTTGTCGATCACCAGGTCGAGCCCCTGCAGCGCGACGACCTCCACGCCCTCGGTCTTGTAGATGCGGACGAGGTTGTCGCACACGATGTGCGCGTCGCCGCCGAACGCGGCCTTCTCCCGCGTGGCCCTGGCTTCCAGCTCGGACAGGGTCGGATTCAAGACAGATCCCCCACTCGAAGGACGGCGCCGAGGTTACGGCGGCGGCTGATGGCGGTGTGCGCGTACGCGCCGAGCACGGCGACGGCGGTGAGCCCGCCCGCCAGCAGCACGGGCACGAACAGGTCGAGCGAGTAGTCGCCGACCGGCAGGCCGCCGGCGTACGACGACAGGTCCACGCCGGCCCCGAGCGCGAACGGCAGGCCGAGGCCCAGGCCGAGCCCGACCAGGGCGGTGACGACGATCATGGGCAGGATCTCCAGCACGGTCAGCCGCTGCGCCTGCCGGTCCGACAGCCCGAGCGTGCGCAGGAACGACAGCGCGCCGGCGCGCTCGGCCGCGCCGATCACCAGCGCCAGCACGACGGCGACGAGCGCGTACGAGCCGAGCGCCACCGTCACCACGACCAGCGTCCGGCGCACGGTGCTGGTGAGCGGGTCGTCCTGGATGGCGCTCAGCGCCCCCTCCTGCGACTCCACGGTCGCGGACGGGACCAGCCGCGCCAGCACCTCGGGGGAGACGTCGCCCTTGATCAGCAGGGTGTTCGGGGCGGGCCGGGTCAGCACGCCCAGCGGCACCACCATGAACTTCCCCGAGGTGAAGAAACTGGGCACCGACTCGACCACGCCCCGCGTGGCGAGCTTCACCCGCGACTGCCACCCGATCTCGAACGTCCCCCGTCCCCGCAGCTCAGGGGAGACCAGCGCGCCGTCGGACACCGGGGGCACGCTGATCGGGGCGCCGTCCAGGATCTGGCGCCACTGCGCCACGTCCACGGCGAGCGCCTCGGCCCGCTCCGCGCCGTACCCGACCTGCACCCGTCCGGTCTGCGCGATCACCACCTGCTCGACCCCGGGCGTCGCCCGTATCCGGTCGATCGAGGCGGCGGGGATCTCGATGTCCGACCTCACCTTGATCGGCGCGCCCACCTGCTGCCAGGACGCCAGCCGCTGCGTGTCCGCGATCCCGCCGGAGATCACCGCGGCGAACACCGACACGCCCAGCGCGGGCAGCAGGATCAGCACGGGCAGCACGCCGGCGGAGCGCGCCCTGGCCGCCCTGGTCAGCCCCAGGAACGGCACGGCCGCCCGGCCGCGCGCGGCCAGCCGTACGAACAGCCGCAAGGGGTACGGATAGCAGCGCAAGGTGATCAACGCCGCAGCCAGCGTCAGCCCGACGGGCACCAGCAGCAGGAACGGGTCCTGCGAGGCGCCACGGGCCCGCAGCAGGTACGCGCCGACCAGCGCGAGCACCACCACCAGCACCTCCAGCGTGACCCGCCGGGCGGAGGGCCGGCCGGCGGACACGTCGTCGCGGCGCTCGTGCAGCGGCGTGCGATGGACCAGGGCCAGCCGCGTCCCGGCGAACCCGACGGCCGCCACGACGACGACCAAGGGCCCCAGGTGCACGATGGGCAGCACGGGACCGGGCACGAGGAACGACAGCCCGTACCCGGCCAGCGCGGCGGGCAGCACCGCGACGCCGGTCAGCAGCGCCCCG
This region includes:
- a CDS encoding ABC transporter ATP-binding protein, translated to MTDSPLVVVEGLRKVYRTGPKEVVALRDVSFSVFPGELVAVRGRSGSGKTTLLNQIGGLDKPDAGRVVVAGHEVTAMSEDDLLALRRDVVGFVFQSFGLIPVLSAAENVGVPMRLLRTPAEEREARVRLLLALVGLEQHANQRPYELSGGQRQRVAIARSLANRPRLLVADEPTGQLDSQTGRQIMELLRALVRSEGVTALVATHDPSLITLADRVLEISDGIIHEPALT
- a CDS encoding ABC transporter ATP-binding protein; the protein is MNPTLSELEARATREKAAFGGDAHIVCDNLVRIYKTEGVEVVALQGLDLVIDKGELVAIVGASGSGKSTLLNVLSGLDVPTAGVARVAGMDLLSMNARDRLRYRRSVVGFIWQQTARNLLPYLSARENVELPMKLAGRRGGRALELLELLGVGYCADRKIPEMSGGEQQRVAIAVALANSPQLILADEPTGELDSETSEQVFDALRKANRELGVTVVVVTHDPLVSEQVDRTVGIRDGRTSSETLRREGAEGQIVAEEYAVLDRVGRLQLPRDFMNALEMERRVRLELESDHIGVWPAREEPSDD
- a CDS encoding epoxide hydrolase family protein, with amino-acid sequence MTLPPFRIEVPGDVLDDLRARLRATRFTDRTGAKAWQAGADPTYLRELVTYWAEDFDYRAREAELNALPHHHEQGLHFVRIAGVGPAPMPILLCHGWPSSFLEMLPLAARLADPARHGGDPADAFDVIIPSMPGFLYSDLPPEPLTRAAMARMLHTLMTETLGYDRYAAFGGDIGGAATQWLAALYPEEVIGIHLIHPPFPASFDDPPMSADEQAFVAAEEAYDELDGGYSAIMGTRPDTIAAALIDSPAGLAAWIVDKYRDWSDCHGDLESRFDRDTLLTILTLYWATGSIGTSFRQYYDWDHNTPRPAITVPTAITLSHEPCMSGIPRSIAERACTDLRHWSEPGRGGHFLALEEPALMHMELTTFFRPLRPTP
- the holA gene encoding DNA polymerase III subunit delta yields the protein MAGTDPAPVTLVLGDEELLAERAVSTVVAAARAGDPQAEVHDLMGGKVAVGELTQLTSPSLFGDRSVVVIRSAQDLSKDVTAEVVTYAKQPSDDTVLILSHPGGVKGKALVDGVKKAGAQVVTVNKVTKAGERLDFIKGEFKRAGRGISGDAAQALLDAVGNDLRELAAACSQLVFDTEDKTISAAAVARYHKGRAEVTGFNVADSAVEGRLADALEQLRWALGTGVAPVLLVSALAGGLRSLAKVGSAPRNLRGGQLASHVGMPPWKVDRVKRQLNGWGPEGLSRAIQAVASADEQVKGGGADPAYALEHAVQVIVASRTGR
- a CDS encoding FtsX-like permease family protein; its protein translation is MRIALLARVHLGTMAVLFVLALSACLLVAGLPRAMQASFDEALRRSLVSAPAVQADLTVSVESRSSEEDLHERGQFDARDRRWRQILPPALRPLATGAGHMSAKTTLTPVTGTRGHTHMNLGWLSDADRRVDWVQGRAPGKPSTMRYEGATIPVFEVGIVADALPELGFEVGQTKMVGENDYAALKIVGAFKAKDPHDRYWSHNVDLLQVIKAQTPGSDELEKHVTTLIPEEGLTALSGEGRNLSYHWVLPIDARGASALAAPDIQAAVAEFGRVAALQSTGSPYRLDTGLSKLLAEFLSAVGTAQTVMYLVLGGLLAVALGVIALVVLLLGNRLDHTLSLARARGGSLRQVAGTGALLTGVAVLPAALAGYGLSFLVPGPVLPIVHLGPLVVVVAAVGFAGTRLALVHRTPLHERRDDVSAGRPSARRVTLEVLVVVLALVGAYLLRARGASQDPFLLLVPVGLTLAAALITLRCYPYPLRLFVRLAARGRAAVPFLGLTRAARARSAGVLPVLILLPALGVSVFAAVISGGIADTQRLASWQQVGAPIKVRSDIEIPAASIDRIRATPGVEQVVIAQTGRVQVGYGAERAEALAVDVAQWRQILDGAPISVPPVSDGALVSPELRGRGTFEIGWQSRVKLATRGVVESVPSFFTSGKFMVVPLGVLTRPAPNTLLIKGDVSPEVLARLVPSATVESQEGALSAIQDDPLTSTVRRTLVVVTVALGSYALVAVVLALVIGAAERAGALSFLRTLGLSDRQAQRLTVLEILPMIVVTALVGLGLGLGLPFALGAGVDLSSYAGGLPVGDYSLDLFVPVLLAGGLTAVAVLGAYAHTAISRRRNLGAVLRVGDLS
- a CDS encoding TetR/AcrR family transcriptional regulator; the protein is MTEQPGRRERKKAATRQKIADTALHLFAERGYDAVGIREVAAEADVAVTTVFSHFSSKEALVFEQDEDFEQRLMRAVTDRQPHEALIPALRREIHAMVQHCTADGAAPLWRMIEESPALRQYEESMRQRHARSLATAIATDLDLPQTTPTCSAIARFVVDAFSVARETDDPQTAVDEIFRMIEAAWAVAGATPPTRESVAV
- a CDS encoding NADP-dependent oxidoreductase, whose translation is MKKVNFTEFGGPDVLHIIEAEEPHAGPGQVRIAVRAAGVNPVDWRIREGQILKAHPIRLPAGVGLDASGVVDEIGEGVEGFEIGDRVFGEGTDTYAEFAVLSAWARMPDGLSFEEAAGYPSVVETALRIIGQVGVQPGQTLLVSGASGGVGSAVLQIARDRGITVIGTAGAANQDYLRSLGALATTYGSGWVDRVRRLGPIDAALDLAGSGVIPELLELTRDPQKVVSIADLSAPQFGVRFSGEAGSVPEALAEAAALIARGKLHIPVDKTYTLAEAAKAHIDSRAGHTRGRRVILV